In Prochlorococcus marinus XMU1411, one genomic interval encodes:
- the pheS gene encoding phenylalanine--tRNA ligase subunit alpha: MSQIESLSQIEEKLNNLSLTAKNNINNANTHQELDQLRVSLLGKKGNLSIILKTMSQLSAADRPIVGQKANLIKINLQELINQRKNQLNSEALDQKIKNENIDVTVPSIGTPNGNKHPLISTQDEIIDIFCGLGYSVESGPEIESDFYNFESLNIPKNHPARDMQDTFYLDENRLLRTHTSPVQIRYLENNPPPVRIIAPGRVYRRDAVDATHSPVFNQVEVLCIDQDINFSHLRGTVLTFLKTFFGDIPVRFRASYFPFTEPSAEVDVQWKGKWLEVMGCGMVDPKVLEKLGIDSEKWTGFAAGLGVERFCMVRHQIDDIRKFYTNDLRFLEQF, translated from the coding sequence GTGAGTCAAATTGAATCATTAAGTCAAATTGAGGAAAAATTAAATAATCTTTCTCTAACAGCAAAAAATAATATAAATAATGCTAATACTCATCAAGAACTAGATCAATTGAGAGTTTCCCTTCTAGGAAAAAAAGGTAATTTGTCAATTATTCTAAAAACAATGAGTCAATTATCTGCTGCTGATAGACCAATTGTTGGCCAGAAGGCAAATTTAATAAAAATAAATTTGCAGGAATTAATTAACCAAAGAAAAAATCAACTAAATAGTGAAGCCCTAGATCAAAAGATTAAAAACGAAAACATTGATGTTACTGTTCCTTCAATTGGAACCCCTAATGGAAATAAACATCCTTTAATATCAACCCAAGATGAAATCATTGATATATTTTGTGGTTTAGGATATTCAGTTGAAAGTGGTCCTGAAATAGAAAGTGATTTTTATAATTTTGAGTCTCTTAATATACCCAAAAATCATCCTGCAAGAGATATGCAAGATACTTTCTATCTTGATGAAAATCGACTTTTGAGGACCCATACTTCTCCAGTGCAAATAAGATACTTGGAAAATAATCCTCCCCCAGTAAGAATTATTGCGCCTGGGAGAGTTTATAGGAGAGATGCTGTTGATGCTACTCACTCTCCTGTATTTAATCAGGTTGAGGTTTTATGTATTGATCAAGATATTAATTTTAGTCACTTAAGAGGAACGGTTCTTACTTTTTTAAAAACTTTTTTTGGAGATATTCCTGTAAGGTTCAGAGCTAGTTATTTCCCATTTACTGAACCTTCTGCAGAAGTAGACGTTCAATGGAAAGGTAAATGGTTAGAAGTAATGGGATGCGGAATGGTAGATCCTAAAGTCTTAGAAAAATTAGGAATAGATTCTGAGAAATGGACTGGATTCGCAGCTGGATTAGGAGTTGAAAGATTTTGTATGGTAAGGCATCAAATTGACGATATCAGAAAATTCTATACAAATGATCTTAGATTTCTAGAGCAGTTCTAG
- the surE gene encoding 5'/3'-nucleotidase SurE, producing MKSLNILISNDDGVFAEGIRALAKSAQKRGHNITVVCPDQERSATGHGLTLQAPLRVERADELFGEGIKAWGCSGTPADCVKLALSELLENKPDLVLSGINHGPNLGTDIFCSGTVAAAMEGTLENVPSMAISVASFKWKNFEFAGEIAINIAEQAIMDNWPPSLLLNLNIPPCEKNKIKELSWTRLSIRKYKNQFSKREDPRGDDYYWLAGEVVLDLKSKGYGPKNWPSDVSQIQANKISLTPVEPDLFWRGGLELLPKINNSFVNPS from the coding sequence ATGAAATCGCTAAATATATTAATTAGTAATGATGATGGGGTTTTTGCAGAGGGGATAAGAGCTTTAGCAAAATCAGCACAAAAAAGAGGACATAACATAACAGTTGTATGTCCCGACCAAGAAAGATCAGCGACTGGTCATGGTCTTACTCTGCAGGCTCCTCTTAGAGTGGAAAGAGCGGACGAATTATTTGGGGAAGGCATTAAAGCTTGGGGATGTTCTGGAACGCCCGCTGACTGTGTTAAATTAGCACTTTCTGAATTATTGGAGAATAAACCAGATCTAGTCCTCTCTGGAATAAATCACGGTCCAAATTTAGGGACAGATATTTTTTGTTCAGGCACAGTTGCTGCAGCAATGGAAGGCACTTTAGAAAATGTTCCCTCCATGGCAATAAGTGTTGCAAGTTTTAAGTGGAAGAATTTTGAATTTGCTGGAGAAATTGCTATTAATATTGCCGAACAAGCAATTATGGATAATTGGCCTCCTTCACTTCTTTTAAATCTGAATATCCCGCCCTGCGAGAAAAATAAAATAAAAGAATTATCCTGGACAAGATTATCAATTAGAAAATATAAAAATCAATTTTCTAAACGAGAGGATCCAAGGGGTGATGATTATTATTGGCTAGCCGGTGAAGTTGTTTTGGATCTTAAATCAAAAGGTTATGGTCCAAAGAATTGGCCAAGTGACGTATCTCAAATACAAGCAAATAAAATATCTCTTACGCCTGTTGAACCAGACTTATTTTGGAGGGGTGGTTTAGAGTTATTACCTAAAATCAATAATTCATTTGTAAATCCTTCTTAA
- a CDS encoding DUF3611 family protein translates to MSDKIDFQSLSFGMRRVGWIRFWVQSILGVVVAAVLLFSNVVNNSEGQLGLTPGLSLTTISLILLLFSLWQGWLIVKTGRSIASNARPSRGQTSKLIKRGLVVDLLGVLFGLIGYQALMGALFIQASSQTTGQLITATSDIPITGLEILSVLSNTQVIAAHFFGLCFSLWLLRRIYK, encoded by the coding sequence ATGTCTGACAAAATCGATTTTCAGTCGCTTTCATTTGGAATGCGGCGAGTTGGATGGATACGCTTTTGGGTTCAATCCATTTTAGGTGTTGTTGTTGCAGCTGTTTTACTTTTTTCAAATGTTGTAAATAATAGCGAAGGGCAGCTGGGCTTAACTCCTGGACTATCACTTACAACGATATCTTTGATTTTACTACTATTTAGTCTTTGGCAAGGTTGGTTAATAGTTAAAACTGGTAGATCAATAGCGAGTAACGCAAGACCATCAAGAGGACAAACAAGTAAATTAATAAAAAGAGGCCTTGTAGTTGATTTGTTAGGGGTTCTCTTTGGATTAATTGGATATCAAGCTCTTATGGGCGCTCTATTTATACAGGCATCCTCTCAAACTACTGGACAATTAATAACAGCGACATCAGATATTCCAATTACTGGGCTTGAGATTTTATCAGTGCTAAGTAATACCCAAGTTATTGCTGCCCACTTTTTTGGACTTTGCTTTTCTTTATGGCTTTTAAGAAGGATTTACAAATGA
- a CDS encoding bifunctional riboflavin kinase/FAD synthetase, which translates to MISLISPSEINNPTSIAIGSFDGLHAGHRKLIESVVEENKYTPTIASFWPHPREVLYKETRLRLDLPDEKLPVLEDLGIEQLVLIPFDKRLSTLSADSFVRDILINQLQAKNICVGANFKFGFRRSGNINTIKNIIKDSDIKLKITPILEDKEGRISSSRIRDLLQNSDLKNAFKILKRPYCFNGKVVKGKGIGKSIGWPTANLEIDGRKFLPGEGVYAAWTTIENSNKKIASIMNLGSQPTINPLLPSAVEVHLINNEINLYGLNLSVEPVEKLRSQIQFDNVDQLSKQIKKDRDDALKIFKNHKK; encoded by the coding sequence TTGATCTCTTTAATATCGCCATCTGAAATTAACAATCCGACTTCAATAGCTATTGGAAGTTTTGATGGCCTACATGCTGGCCACAGAAAATTAATAGAAAGTGTTGTTGAAGAAAATAAATACACCCCAACAATTGCAAGCTTCTGGCCCCATCCAAGAGAAGTCCTATACAAAGAGACTCGCCTTAGACTTGACCTCCCAGATGAAAAGCTACCTGTTCTTGAAGATTTAGGAATTGAACAATTAGTACTTATTCCTTTTGACAAGAGACTATCTACCTTAAGTGCAGATAGTTTTGTAAGAGATATTTTGATAAATCAATTACAAGCAAAAAATATTTGTGTAGGTGCTAATTTTAAATTTGGATTTAGAAGAAGTGGGAATATAAATACAATAAAAAATATCATTAAAGATAGTGATATTAAACTGAAAATCACTCCAATTTTAGAAGACAAAGAAGGGAGAATAAGCAGTAGCAGAATAAGAGATTTACTACAGAATAGTGATCTAAAAAATGCTTTCAAAATTCTTAAAAGGCCCTATTGTTTTAATGGAAAGGTTGTTAAAGGCAAAGGGATTGGTAAAAGTATAGGATGGCCAACCGCAAATCTTGAAATAGACGGAAGAAAATTTTTGCCTGGAGAAGGAGTATACGCTGCCTGGACCACTATAGAAAACTCAAACAAAAAAATTGCATCTATTATGAATCTTGGCTCTCAACCAACAATAAATCCACTTTTGCCATCTGCAGTTGAAGTTCATCTTATTAATAATGAGATCAATCTTTATGGTTTAAATTTATCAGTAGAACCAGTTGAAAAGCTGAGATCTCAAATCCAGTTCGATAATGTAGATCAACTCTCTAAGCAAATCAAGAAAGATAGAGATGATGCCTTGAAAATTTTTAAAAACCATAAAAAATAA
- a CDS encoding thiamine phosphate synthase, translating into MQNSNWVHAEDLRIFQIIDANLDRAREGLRVIEDWSRFGLGDEKYVKRIKNFRQILGKNHLEIYKKSRNSIDDKCKGLTHKEQINRKTPQQIISSNAGRVQEALRVIEEFSRVHNNNLSKIASEIRYEIYTLEIELLSLSKCKNYKKILKENNLYVITDQKENLLEIVEHLLIAGVKIIQHRFKKGTDKDHLKEAIQIKNLCKRYNSLFIINDRVDIALASDADGIHLGQDDLDLNNARKLLGYSKIIGISANNKIDISNAINNGCDYIGIGPVFDTSTKKGKKPLGIDKIKTLTKDLNIPWFAIGGITTKKISILKSHGFKKVALVSQLMNSKDPKRDAMIILKELVHEN; encoded by the coding sequence ATGCAAAATTCTAATTGGGTACATGCTGAAGATCTAAGAATATTTCAGATAATTGATGCAAATTTAGATAGAGCAAGAGAAGGACTTAGAGTAATTGAGGACTGGTCTAGATTTGGTCTAGGCGATGAAAAATATGTTAAAAGGATAAAAAATTTTAGACAAATTTTAGGGAAAAATCATTTAGAAATTTATAAAAAATCTAGGAACTCCATTGATGACAAATGCAAAGGGTTAACTCATAAAGAGCAAATCAATAGAAAAACCCCCCAGCAAATCATAAGTTCCAATGCAGGCAGAGTTCAAGAGGCCTTAAGAGTAATAGAAGAATTCTCAAGAGTCCATAATAATAATCTTTCAAAAATCGCTTCAGAAATTAGATATGAAATTTATACTTTAGAAATTGAGTTATTAAGTCTAAGTAAATGCAAGAACTACAAGAAAATATTAAAAGAAAATAATTTATATGTCATAACAGATCAAAAGGAAAATTTATTAGAAATAGTAGAGCATCTATTAATTGCGGGTGTAAAAATTATTCAACATAGATTTAAAAAAGGCACTGATAAAGATCACCTCAAAGAAGCAATTCAAATTAAAAATCTATGTAAAAGATATAATTCATTGTTCATTATTAACGATAGAGTTGATATTGCTCTAGCATCAGATGCTGATGGTATTCATCTTGGACAAGATGATTTGGATTTAAACAACGCAAGAAAATTATTAGGGTATTCAAAAATAATTGGTATAAGCGCAAATAATAAAATTGATATTTCTAATGCTATTAATAATGGTTGTGATTACATAGGAATAGGACCAGTTTTTGATACTTCAACAAAAAAGGGCAAAAAACCTTTAGGTATTGACAAGATAAAAACATTAACAAAAGATTTAAATATTCCTTGGTTTGCAATCGGAGGAATTACAACAAAAAAAATTTCAATTCTAAAAAGCCATGGTTTTAAAAAAGTTGCTTTAGTTTCACAATTAATGAATTCTAAAGATCCTAAAAGAGACGCTATGATTATTTTAAAAGAATTGGTTCATGAAAATTAA
- the thiS gene encoding sulfur carrier protein ThiS — MKIKVNGEEKKIDLDKENALLSEALNSMGYKTSTIVVELNNLIINSTKWGKVKLKDGDNLEIVSIVGGG, encoded by the coding sequence ATGAAAATTAAGGTAAATGGAGAGGAAAAAAAAATAGACCTTGATAAAGAAAATGCTCTACTATCTGAAGCGTTAAATTCAATGGGATACAAAACTTCCACAATCGTTGTGGAATTAAATAATTTAATTATTAACTCAACAAAATGGGGAAAAGTGAAACTTAAAGATGGAGATAATTTAGAAATTGTTTCAATAGTGGGCGGTGGTTAA
- the larB gene encoding nickel pincer cofactor biosynthesis protein LarB, which yields MNIDINFDFERRERIGFVEAIWGADKSIDQLKRVSLEVLNKKEVVFITRISKHKAKHLLGIHKNAKFNEEAKCLIIGENLKKISTNKKVAIISGGSSDLAVTLEAKLTLEIYGIVCKSFIDVGVAGLHRLFNQIEEIKKYDVLIVCAGMEGALATVIGGLLPQPIIAVPVSVGYGVSKNGETALRSMLSSCSPGISVMNIDNGYGAAIAALRIIKSSS from the coding sequence ATGAATATAGACATAAATTTTGACTTTGAAAGAAGAGAAAGGATTGGTTTTGTTGAGGCCATATGGGGGGCAGATAAAAGTATCGATCAGTTAAAGAGAGTTTCCTTAGAAGTTTTGAATAAAAAAGAGGTGGTTTTTATCACAAGAATTAGTAAACACAAAGCTAAACATTTACTAGGAATTCACAAAAATGCAAAATTTAATGAGGAAGCCAAATGTTTAATAATTGGCGAAAATTTAAAAAAAATTTCGACAAATAAAAAAGTTGCCATAATATCAGGAGGTTCTAGCGATCTTGCTGTTACTCTTGAAGCAAAATTAACTTTAGAAATTTATGGAATTGTTTGTAAGTCATTTATAGATGTTGGTGTTGCTGGACTACATCGTTTGTTTAATCAAATTGAAGAAATTAAAAAATATGATGTTTTAATAGTATGTGCTGGAATGGAGGGAGCTTTGGCTACTGTGATTGGTGGGTTGTTGCCACAACCTATCATTGCAGTACCCGTATCTGTTGGTTATGGAGTTAGCAAAAATGGAGAAACCGCCCTAAGAAGTATGTTATCTAGTTGCTCACCAGGTATATCTGTTATGAATATAGATAATGGATATGGTGCTGCAATAGCTGCTTTAAGAATAATTAAAAGTTCTTCCTAA
- a CDS encoding TIGR03792 family protein produces MKIVSKIKEKIKKISFLLIFLWVFLSPSNSQILYSLSMDNYQSGIVIEELRLKVPSIYRDIWLDAEKNIWDPWLSDQDGFLGRNIFWDKDREEALILVNWKNKELWKSISSNEVNEIQIGFENYVKRVLNLDVNPFQLIYEGELYKQG; encoded by the coding sequence ATGAAAATAGTTTCTAAAATAAAAGAGAAAATAAAAAAAATTTCTTTTTTACTAATTTTTTTATGGGTATTTCTTTCCCCAAGTAATTCTCAAATACTTTATTCTCTATCTATGGATAATTACCAAAGTGGAATTGTTATAGAAGAATTAAGACTTAAAGTCCCCAGTATTTATAGAGATATTTGGCTTGATGCTGAGAAAAATATTTGGGATCCTTGGTTATCTGATCAAGATGGTTTTTTAGGTAGAAATATTTTTTGGGATAAGGATAGAGAAGAAGCTCTAATACTAGTTAATTGGAAAAATAAGGAATTATGGAAGAGTATTTCTAGTAATGAAGTCAACGAAATCCAAATTGGTTTTGAAAATTATGTCAAAAGAGTTCTGAATTTAGATGTGAATCCTTTCCAATTAATTTATGAGGGAGAACTTTATAAACAAGGATGA
- the ispF gene encoding 2-C-methyl-D-erythritol 2,4-cyclodiphosphate synthase — protein sequence MKRTQPKLRIGNGYDIHTLTKDRDLILGGVFLNHPDNLGLDGHSDADVLVHSIMDALLGALSLGDIGKYFPPDNVKWKDADSLGLLSKVSEIVSNKGWQISNIDSVIVAERPKLMPYIEFMKQNIAKCLQIENNLIGIKATTNEKLGPEGREEGISCYSVALLEQKE from the coding sequence ATGAAAAGAACTCAACCCAAGTTACGTATAGGAAATGGATATGACATTCATACATTAACAAAGGATAGGGATTTAATCTTAGGAGGGGTATTTTTAAATCATCCTGATAATTTAGGTCTTGATGGTCATAGTGATGCTGATGTTTTAGTTCATTCTATAATGGATGCTTTATTAGGGGCTCTTTCCCTTGGAGATATTGGGAAATATTTTCCGCCGGATAATGTAAAATGGAAGGATGCAGATAGTTTAGGGTTGTTATCTAAAGTATCTGAAATAGTTAGCAATAAAGGGTGGCAAATTAGCAATATTGATAGTGTTATTGTAGCTGAAAGGCCAAAGCTAATGCCATACATAGAATTTATGAAGCAGAATATAGCTAAATGTTTGCAAATAGAAAATAACCTTATTGGCATAAAAGCAACCACTAATGAGAAATTAGGCCCCGAGGGGAGAGAGGAAGGAATTTCTTGTTATTCAGTTGCATTACTTGAACAAAAAGAATGA
- a CDS encoding PQQ-dependent sugar dehydrogenase, with product MKKSLRIKIFLLLASILTASSYVFISANIDKGGVLSWDNYFSNYQKELIKKYLFPFRLIKQQSTRLLKEEKSKNSILQYLLELELDKKNSGTSIETVESFKKLSKDNKSNLNNILLKKYRLTSGFYRGINNQFPGSGYHDFDENDMIIISSRGVLAFSKDFPSSKVSFKQIKNNIDEYINMNQFRKSYKFSIKDLLIFNKNIYISYTEEISPDCWNTSVINGKINYEDINFKKLFSTKECVHSINNLDNEFEAHQTGGRMISFDDSSIILSIGDYRSRHLAQNINSINGKLIKINLKNGNYKIISMGHRNPQGLYLDKENDFLLATEHGPMGGDEINLLKDINKNLDNIYNFGWAISSAGEHYGGKIKRNKKKYEKYPLHNSHAEYGFIEPLKSFVPSIGISEIVKIDKKNYVVSSLKDKSLYFFKIKNGGIKNLIRLEIGERIRDLKFKNNNLYMFLEDTASIGILNINQILLTI from the coding sequence ATGAAAAAATCTTTAAGAATAAAAATATTTTTACTTTTAGCGAGCATATTAACTGCATCAAGTTATGTTTTTATAAGTGCGAATATAGATAAAGGAGGGGTTTTAAGTTGGGACAACTACTTTAGTAATTATCAAAAAGAACTAATTAAGAAATATCTTTTCCCATTTAGATTAATTAAACAACAATCTACCAGATTATTAAAAGAGGAAAAATCAAAGAATTCAATATTGCAGTACTTATTAGAGTTAGAATTAGATAAAAAAAATAGTGGAACAAGTATTGAAACAGTTGAAAGTTTTAAAAAACTATCAAAAGATAATAAGTCTAATTTAAATAATATTCTATTAAAAAAGTATAGATTAACTTCTGGTTTCTATAGAGGTATAAATAACCAATTCCCTGGTAGTGGTTACCATGATTTTGATGAAAATGACATGATAATAATTTCTTCTCGAGGGGTATTAGCCTTCAGCAAAGATTTCCCTTCAAGCAAAGTTAGTTTCAAACAAATAAAAAACAATATTGATGAATATATAAACATGAATCAATTTAGAAAATCTTATAAATTCTCAATAAAAGATTTATTGATCTTCAATAAAAACATATATATATCTTACACAGAAGAAATAAGTCCAGACTGTTGGAATACTAGTGTGATTAATGGAAAAATTAATTATGAAGATATAAACTTTAAAAAATTATTTTCAACAAAAGAATGTGTTCACTCAATTAATAATTTAGACAATGAATTTGAAGCTCATCAAACTGGCGGAAGGATGATATCTTTCGATGATAGCAGTATTATTTTGTCAATAGGAGATTATAGAAGTAGGCATCTTGCTCAGAATATAAATAGTATAAATGGGAAACTAATAAAAATTAATCTTAAAAATGGTAATTACAAAATTATTTCTATGGGGCATAGAAACCCGCAAGGTTTATATTTAGATAAAGAAAATGATTTTTTATTAGCAACCGAGCATGGACCAATGGGTGGTGATGAAATTAATTTGTTAAAAGATATCAATAAAAACTTAGATAATATTTATAATTTTGGTTGGGCAATATCATCTGCTGGCGAACACTATGGAGGGAAAATAAAGAGAAATAAAAAAAAATATGAAAAATATCCATTACACAATTCACATGCTGAATATGGTTTTATTGAACCACTTAAGTCATTTGTTCCATCAATAGGAATTTCCGAAATTGTTAAAATTGATAAGAAAAATTATGTAGTAAGTTCTTTAAAAGATAAATCACTTTATTTTTTCAAAATAAAAAATGGGGGCATCAAGAATTTAATTAGATTAGAAATTGGAGAAAGGATAAGAGATTTAAAATTTAAAAATAATAATCTCTATATGTTCCTAGAAGATACTGCCTCAATAGGAAT